Proteins encoded together in one Panthera uncia isolate 11264 chromosome A2, Puncia_PCG_1.0, whole genome shotgun sequence window:
- the LLCFC1 gene encoding sperm-egg fusion protein LLCFC1, which translates to MEGKGRKRCREVLCRAAFLAAILLLLRVKGVKLQKGSLDPNERSQNEKTPSTDQDQENFEEHFVASSVGEMWQVVDMAQQEDDGTSDTAALRDHLFNLAFCFNLASIMVFL; encoded by the exons atggaagggaagggaagaaaacgGTGCAGGGAAGTG CTCTGCAGGGCAGCATTCCTGGCCGCCATCTTGCTGCTGCTGCGGGTCAAGGGAGTGAAGCTTCAGAAAGGCAGCCTGGATCCCAACGAGAGGAGTCAGAACGAGAAAACACCCTCCACAG ACCAGGATCAAGAGAACTTTGAAGAGCACTTTGTGGCCTCCTCCGTGGGGGAGATGTGGCAGGTTGTGGACATGGCCCAACAAGAGGATGACGGGACATCAGACACAGCAGCCCTTCGTGACCACCTATTTAACCTAGCCTTCTGCTTCAATCTGGCCAGCATCATGGTTTTTTTATGA
- the KEL gene encoding kell blood group glycoprotein: MHPLPDPASLPSLLLSSRGWRPEWGRTRPGGMSRAWGRGPFLRQEFPAQRSPVSQVEWPQERHITVGFMVRRVLVAGLLFSLLLGSSVLLVYIFRSCGPRPCRTPECHDLQAHYLASGNTSVAPCTDFFSFACGDAKGTKSSFQALAEENKRRLRKILEEPGSRHLGTGEDKAFQFYSSCVDTGAIEAEGAAPLRQVIEELGGWRISGNWTSLDFNRTLSLLMSQYGYFPFFRAYLRPHPTLPHTPVIQIDQPEFDLPLKQEQEQKIYAQIVREYLAYLSRLGALLGGDPDKVQQHAFLSISITSQLFQFLRPLEEQQAQKKLFQLVTIDQLQEMAPAIDWLSCLQATFTPMSLRPSQLLVVHDLEYLKNMSQLVEEQLLKYRDFLQSHMILGLVGTLSPALDSKFQEARRSLIQKLRELTQRPPMPTSPRWMKCVEETGAFFEPTLAALFIHEAFSPKTQSAAMELFTAIKDTLIARLRRVPWMDEKTRKEAQDRVTQLQVKMGGPEWALKPSLAREEYNDIQLGPSYLQSFLSCVRSLRARIVQNFLQSFPQHRWQVSTWGVSAYYSISDHVVVFPAGLLQPPFFHPGYPRAVNFGAAGSIMAHELLHIFSQLLLPGGCPACDTHALQGALLCLKRHYQSIPLPSGLSFNGSWTLLENAADIGGVAMGLESKGYLPSHPHIQAYSRRLLRYYGETILPNLDLSPLQLFFRSYAQVMCREPSTWEPQDPHSPPMLRVHGPLSNMQAFARHFHCPRGALMNPSSRCQLW, encoded by the exons ATGCACCCCCTTCCTGACCcagcttctctcccttctctcctcctcagtTCAAGAGGGTGGAGACCAGAGTGGGGAAGAACCCGGCCGGGGGGAATGAGCCGGGCATGGGGAAGGGGGCCTTTCTTAAGGCAGGAG TTCCCTGCACAGCGATCTCCAGTATCTCAAGTAGAGTGGCCCCAGGAACGCCACATAACGGTGGGGTTCATGGTCCGGCGGGTGCTAGTGGCTGGCCTGCTTTTCAGTCTGCTCCTTGGTTCTTCTGTGCTTTTGGTCTACATCTTCAGGAGCTGTGGCCCTA GGCCCTGCAGGACGCCCGAGTGTCATGATCTTCAGGCTCATTACCTGGCCTCTGGGAACACCAGTGTGGCCCCCTGCACCGACTTCTTCAGCTTTGCCTGTGGAGACGCCAAAGGCACCAAGAGCTCTTTTCAGGCTCTTGCAGAGGAGAACAAGAGGAGACTTCGGAAAATACTGG AAGAGCCAGGTTCCCGGCACCTGGGCACTGGGGAGGACAAAGCTTTCCAGTTCTACAGCTCCTGTGTGGACACAGGTGCCATCGAAGCCGAAGGGGCTGCCCCCCTCAGACAAGTCATTGAGGAG cTTGGAGGCTGGCGAATCTCCGGTAATTGGACTTCCTTAGACTTTAACCGAACCCTGAGCCTTCTGATGAGTCAGTATGGTTATTTCCCATTCTTCAGAGCCTACCTGCGACCTCATCCTACCCTTCCACACACGCCAGTCATTCAG ATAGACCAGCCAGAGTTTGATCTTCCCCTCAAGCAAGAGCAGGAACAGAAGATCTATGCTCAG attgTGCGGGAATACCTGGCTTATCTGAGTCGGCTGGGAGCCTTGCTAGGAGGAGACCCAGACAAGGTGCAACAACATGCCTTCCTGTCCATCTCCATTACCTCACAGCTGTTTCAGTTTCTGAGGCCCCTGGAGGAGCAGCAGGCACAGAAGAAGCTCTTCCAGCTGGTCACTATTGACCAACTGCAG GAAATGGCCCCTGCCATCGACTGGTTGTCCTGCTTGCAAGCGACATTCACGCCAATGTCCCTGAGACCCTCCCAGCTCCTCGTAGTCCATGACCTGGAGTATTTGAAAAACATGTCTCAGCTGGTGGAAGAGCAGCTGTTGAAATACAG AGACTTTCTGCAGAGCCACATGATCTTGGGGCTGGTGGGGAccctctctccagccctggaCAGTAAGTTCCAGGAGGCACGCAGATCACTGATCCAGAAACTGCGGGAGCTGACCCAACGACCACCCAtg CCCACCAGCCCTCGATGGATGAAGTGCGTAGAGGAGACAGGAGCCTTCTTCGAGCCTACCCTGGCAGCCTTGTTTATTCATGAGGCCTTCAGTCCGAAAACCCAAAGTGCT GCCATGGAACTATTCACTGCAATCAAGGACACCCTCATCGCTCGCCTCAGGAGGGTTCCCTGGATGGATGAGAAGACCCGGAAAGAGGCCCAGGATAGG GTCACCCAACTGCAAGTGAAGATGGGGGGCCCAGAATGGGCCCTGAAGCCATCACTGGCCAGGGAGGAATACAACGAT atACAGCTTGGACCCAGCTACCTGCAGTCCTTCCTGAGCTGTGTCCGATCTCTCCGAGCTAGAATTGTCCAGAACTTCTTGCAGTCTTTCCCCCAGCACAG GTGGCAGGTGTCCACCTGGGGGGTCAGTGCTTACTATTCAATATCTGACCATGTGGTGGTCTTCCCAGCCGGACTCCTCCAACCTCCATTCTTCCACCCTGGCTATCCCAG AGCCGTGAACTTTGGCGCTGCTGGCAGCATTATGGCCCATGAGCTGCTGCACATCTTCTCCCAGCTGT TACTCCCTGGGGGCTGCCCAGCCTGTGACACCCATGCCCTACAGGGGGCGCTGCTGTGCCTGAAACGCCACTACCAATCCATTCCGTTACCCAGTGGACTCTCCTTCAATGGCTCTTGGACACTACTGGAGAATGCCGCCGACATCGGGGGGG TGGCCATGGGTCTAGAGTCTAAGGGTTACTTGCCATCCCACCCCCATATCCAGGCGTACAGCAGGAGGCTGTTAAGGTACTACGGAGAGACTATCCTGCCCAACCTGGACCTCAGCCCTCTACAGCTCTTCTTCCGAAGCTATGCCCAG GTGATGTGTAGGGAGCCCAGCACCTGGGAACCCCAGGATCCTCACAGCCCTCCCATGCTTCGAGTACATGGGCCCCTCAGCAACATGCAAGCCTTTGCCAGACACTTCCACTGTCCGCGTGGTGCCCTCATGAACCCCTCCAGCCGCTGCCAGCTCTGGTAA